The genomic interval GGGCACGAAGTCATCTCGGTCATTGGCGCGCGCGCCAAGGATCTGCTCCTGTTCGAGAACGAGCTGCGGACCTTCAGCCACGACGTCATGGTGGCCACCAACGACGGCAGCCACGGCATCAAAGGCTTCGTCACCGACGCCCTGCGCGACTATCTGGACGCACACAAGGACGTGGCCGAGGTGGTGGCCGTGGGCCCGGTGCCCATGATGGAAGCCGTGGCCAACCTGACCCGTCCGTATGGGGTCAAGACCACCGTGAGCCTCAACTCCATCATGATCGACGGTATCGGCATGTGCGGTGCCTGTCGCGTGAACGTGGGCGGCAAAATCCAGTTCGCCTGCGTGGACGGTCCTGAGTTCGACGGCCATCAGGTGGATTTCGTTGAGCTGCGCGAGCGGTTGAGCGCCTACAAGCCCCATGAACTCAAGTCTTATCAGGAGTGCGGCTGCAGCCATGGCTGAGAAAAAGACCAAACCCTCCCCGAAGCCTCGCGTGGCCATGCGCGAGCAGCCCGCGATCGAACGCGTTGGGAACTTCTCCGAGGTGGCCCTGGGCTACACCCGCGAGCAGGCCATGGCCGAGGCGGCGCGCTGCCTGCAGTGCAGGAAGCCCGCGTGCGTCAAGGGCTGCCCCGTGGAGATCAATATTCCTGGCTTTATTACCCGGCTGGCCGAGGGCGATGTGCGCGGCGCTTACGGCATACTGCGCGAGACCAACAGCCTGCCCGCGGTCTGCGGCCGGGTCTGTCCCCAGGAAGTCCAGTGCGAAGGCGCATGCATCCTGGGCCAGATGACCGACAAAGCCAGCGGTGAGAAGCTTGAGCCCGTGGCCATCGGCCGCCTGGAGCGCTTCGCGGCCGATACCTTCGCCGCCGAAAGCGCCTGCGACGAGCTGACCGGCAAGCCAGTGTGCGCCATGCCCCGCGACGGGCTCAAGGTTGCCTGCATCGGGTCCGGCCCGTCCAGCCTCACGGTCGCCGGCTATCTTTCGGCCCTGGGCGTGCAGGTGACCATCTTCGAGGCCCTGCACGAGCCCGGCGGCGTGCTTGTGTACGGCATTCCCGAATTCCGACTGCCCAAAGCCACCGTGGGCCGCGAAATCGACGCCTTGCGCGCCCAGGGCGTGGAGATTCGCTGCAACTGGGTGGGCGGCAAGACCGTGGCCGTGCGCGACCTTCTGAACGACGGCTACCAGGCCGTGTTCATCGGCGTGGGAGCGGGCTTGCCCAAGTTCCTTGGCGTTCCCGGCGAGAGCCTCGTCGGCGTCTACTCGGCCAACGAGTATCTGACGCGCGTGAACCTGGGCCGGGCCTACGACTATCCCGCCTACGACACGCCCGTGACCAGGGGCAAGCACGTTGCGGTCATCGGCGGCGGCAACGTGGCCATGGACGCGGCGCGCACGGCCCTGCGCCTGGGCGCCGAGCGCGTGAGCATCGTCTACCGCCGCACCCGCGAGGAAATGCCCGCCCGCCGCGAGGAAATTCATCACGCCCTGGAAGAGGGAGTGCACCTGGAAATGCTTTGCAACCCCACGGCCTACGTGGGCGACGGCAAGCACCGCCTGGCCGCACTGCGCCTCCAGCGCATGTGCCTGGGCGCTCCCGACGCCTCCGGCCGCTGCCGGCCTGAAGCGATACCCGGCGACGTCTTCGAGCTGCCCTGCGACCAGGCCATCCTTGCCGTGGGCACCGGCTCCAACCGCGTGCTGCTCCAGGACACGCCGGAAGTGACCCTCAACAAGTGGGGCTACATCGTGGTGGACGAGGAAACCGGCGAAACGTCCCTGCCGGGCGTCTATGCCGGAGGCGACATCGTCACCGGCGCGGCAACGGTCATCCTGGCCATGGGCGCCGGCCGCCGCGCGGCCAAGGCCATAGCGCGCAAGCTGGGGCTTCAGTAAGAAAAGAAGCCAGAGAATCGGTGGGGGAATCCCCTTTTGCGTTCAGGGTCCTGCCGGGAATTCCGTGGGTGAGGCCTCAGGCGCTTCTCGGATAGAGGTCAAGACCGCCACAGAAGAAGTAGATGGCGGTCTTGACGTTCTCCTTGTTCCTGTGGCCGCAGGCCTTCGTTTGATGTTCATGATCTTGCTGTTCAGGCCCTCCGAAGTCCCGTTGGTGATCCGCTGCCGGCAGGTGACGGTGTTCTCCAGGTGTTCCTTGAGGGTATGGGCCTCCTTCAGCATCGGCTCGATGCTTTGACCTACCCAGGGTAAAGCCGGAAGGCCCCCTGTCCAGCTTCCGGGTGCGCCATGCAGGCCGCGCGGACTCCCGTTCGGTTCGCCATTCTCCCCCTCCTTGACTGGTTTGGCCGCCGACTTCCGGATATTCCGGCAAGTCCCAGGACATGGCGAACCAGCTCCTCGATACAACCCCAATCGTCCTGATCTTGAGCAATTCGTGCCTTGCCATTTAGCCTGCGGTAAACCGCCAGGGCCACTGTTCGATCCCGCTCATTAAGTTGTCCGGGTCAGGTTCTCAACAGCACGCTAATAGCCTATCCTCCTGGATGCCCTCCCCTCGACGCGGGAGAAACCATGACGCGGAGGCGAGCCATGCCACGGGAATGGTCCAACTGGTCGAGCAGCCTAAGGTTCACGCCGGGCAGTGTGAAAACCCCGGCGGACGAGCAGGAGCTGCGCGCGCTCGTGATCCAGGCGGGCGAGGACGGCCGCAGCGTGCGCGTGGCCGGCGCGGGACGCTCCTCCACTCCGCTCGTGGCCACGGAGCACGTGCTTGTGTCCATGGAACGCTTCCAGGGGCTGGTCTCCCATGATGCGCAGGAGAATGAGGTCACGGTACGAGCGGGCATCACGCTCAAGGAGGCCGGCAGGACGTTCCACGACCTGGGCCTGGCCATGGCCAATCTGGACGACGTGGATCTGCAGTCCCTGGCCGGGGCCATCGGCACAGGCACCCACGGCACGGGCAAGGACCTGCAGATCCTCTCCTCGCACCTCGTGGGTGGCCGCATGGTCACGGGCGGAGGGCCCATCGTGGCCTTCGACATCCAGGACGACACCGAGTTCGTCAATATGCTGCGCGTATCCTTGGGCACGTTGGGCATCTTCACCGAACTGCGCCTGCGGCTCCTGCCGGCCTTTGAACTGGAGCGCAAGGAATGGTGCACGCACATCGAGGGATGCCTGGCCCATCTGGACGAGCTCATCGAGGGCAACCGAAGCTTCGATTTTTACTGGTATCCGCGCAGCGACGAGGCAAAGCTCAGGACCCTCAACTCGCCCGGCCAGGGCATGCGGGGCATCCCCTACGCCACCTTGCAGAAGGAGATGCGCGGATACAGCCACGAGGTCATCCCGAGACACCGGGAACTCAAGTTCGACGAGATGGAGTATTTCCTTCCGCGCAAGGCCGGGCCCGAGTGCTTCCGCGAGGTGCGCCGCCGCGTAAGGGAGCGCTGGCGCACGGACGTAGCCTGGCGCGTGCTCTACCGCACGGTGGCCGCCGACGACTCCCACCTGAGCGCGGCCACGGGCCGCGACTCGGCGACCATGTCCCTGCATTACAAGGCAGGCCTGCCTTTTAAGGGTCACTTCGAGGACATCGAACCCATCTTCCGCGACTTCGGCGGCCGGCCCCATTGGGCCAAGCAGCACTCCCTGCGCGCCGAGGAGCTTCGGCCCATGTACCCCGGGTGGGAAGAGTTCATGAGAATGCGCAAATGCCTGGACCCAGATGGCGTGCTTCTAAACCCCTACCTGCGTGAACTGCTGGGCGTGAGCCCCGCATGAGTACCAACCGCGGCGCGAAGGCAGCATGATGCATATCGGCAGAAAGGCCTGGGCCATGGCCGGCGGGCGAATCCCCTTGGGCTGCACAGGTATGTATTTTGAGTTCTCCAGCCAGAACCAGCTTTGCGTGCTAAAGCACTTTGCATTTGAACTGGGAGAGTGCGCTGCCCTCTCCCAGACCCACTCCCGCCAGGGGAATGATTTCCCTGAACCCTCATTTCATTTGCAAACTGCTTTAAAAACGGGGGTCTCGAGAGGCCCGCATCGAGCTGACCATCTTTTACGCCGAGCGTGAACCGGTGGGGTCGATCTGGTCCACGGCCACGCTGGGTATCGTGCTTTTCTACGAATCCTTTTCGGCCATCTACTTCATAGGCTTGCGGCGCTGACAAACAGGCTTGCAGCCCCACAGCACCTCGCCTGGTCCACTTTATTCGTAAATGAAAAGCCGGGGAAGGGGGTCTTCCCCGGCTCTGCCGGAAGTGTTGCTTCTTTGCCGAAGCGGGATGCATTCCGAGGTCCGGCATACGCCGGACCTCGGTCTTACTCATTTCATGGGTTACCCAAAGACGCGCAGGGGCCGCAGCAGCTTGGCGAACATCTGCTTGCGGGTCATGCCCGGAGTATCGGCCGACGCGCTCAAGTACTGATGGTACTGCGCGGCCGGCTCCTCGGTGAGCACAATGACGCGCACCGCATCGGCGTCCACCAGCTCGGCACGGGGGTAGTGCTTCTTGACCTCGGCCAGGCGCTTTTCGGCCAGGGCGAGCATCTCCTCGCGGTCGCCGAAGTTCATGGTCCCCGTGGGGCAGGACTGTACGCAGGCGGGCTTCATGCCGTTCTGCACCCGGTCGAAGCACATAGTGCACTTGCTCCACATGCCGGTCTTGGCGTCACGACGCGGGATGTCGTACGGGCACAGGTCCGTGGACGCCGTGTCCTCCGGGATGGCCGCGGTGTACTTGGTGTACACAACCGCGCCGGTTTCCTCGTCGTGGATGATGGCCCGCTCGTCAAAGCCGTCGGCGACCATCTTGCAAGGCGGTTCGACGCAGTGACGGCACTGGTCCGGAAAGAACAGCCACTTAAGTTCGCCGTTCGTCTCAACTTCGTTGAAACGCACCAGCTTGAACGTATGATAGTTAAGATCCCTTGGGTTCTGCCGACTGCCCCAGTTGGTAGTCTCCGTGGCAGGATTCTTGTTCCACTGCTTGCAGGCCACCTGGCAACCACGGCAGGCCGTGCAGCGCGTGAGGTCCATGAAGAAACTCTTGGACATCTGTCGGTCCTCCTATGGCTAGGCCTTGTCCTTGGTTACGTTGACCATGAAGGCCTTGGTCTCGGGAATACCCGTGTTGGGGTCGCCCACGGACGGGGTGAGCAAGTTGGCCGACTCGCCGCCGTTCTTGGGGTAAACCCAGCCGTAGTGCCAGGGAATGCCGACCTGATGGATGACGTTCCCCTGCACCGTGAAGGGCTTCAGCCGCTTGGTCACCATGGCGATGGCCCATACCTTGCCGCGCAGGCTTTCCACCCAGCACTTGTCGCCGTTCTTGATGCCGCGCATCTCGGCCAGCTCGGGGCTCATCTCCACGAACATCTGCGGCTCGGCTTCCAGCAGCCAAGGCGTGTAGCGGGTCATGAGGCCCGTCTG from Desulfocurvibacter africanus subsp. africanus DSM 2603 carries:
- a CDS encoding sulfide/dihydroorotate dehydrogenase-like FAD/NAD-binding protein, giving the protein MAARIIRKEVLIPGQTTKLVLDAPHVAAKAKPGNFVILRVHGKGERVPLTIADADPQQGTITLVYLVLGKSTWLLNQLEEGQELNDLCGPLGRPTHIEPGPEPVVCVGGGTGIAAMHHIAKGFSRAGHEVISVIGARAKDLLLFENELRTFSHDVMVATNDGSHGIKGFVTDALRDYLDAHKDVAEVVAVGPVPMMEAVANLTRPYGVKTTVSLNSIMIDGIGMCGACRVNVGGKIQFACVDGPEFDGHQVDFVELRERLSAYKPHELKSYQECGCSHG
- the gltA gene encoding NADPH-dependent glutamate synthase, giving the protein MAEKKTKPSPKPRVAMREQPAIERVGNFSEVALGYTREQAMAEAARCLQCRKPACVKGCPVEINIPGFITRLAEGDVRGAYGILRETNSLPAVCGRVCPQEVQCEGACILGQMTDKASGEKLEPVAIGRLERFAADTFAAESACDELTGKPVCAMPRDGLKVACIGSGPSSLTVAGYLSALGVQVTIFEALHEPGGVLVYGIPEFRLPKATVGREIDALRAQGVEIRCNWVGGKTVAVRDLLNDGYQAVFIGVGAGLPKFLGVPGESLVGVYSANEYLTRVNLGRAYDYPAYDTPVTRGKHVAVIGGGNVAMDAARTALRLGAERVSIVYRRTREEMPARREEIHHALEEGVHLEMLCNPTAYVGDGKHRLAALRLQRMCLGAPDASGRCRPEAIPGDVFELPCDQAILAVGTGSNRVLLQDTPEVTLNKWGYIVVDEETGETSLPGVYAGGDIVTGAATVILAMGAGRRAAKAIARKLGLQ
- a CDS encoding transposase — encoded protein: MLKEAHTLKEHLENTVTCRQRITNGTSEGLNSKIMNIKRRPAATGTRRTSRPPSTSSVAVLTSIREAPEASPTEFPAGP
- a CDS encoding D-arabinono-1,4-lactone oxidase, which produces MPREWSNWSSSLRFTPGSVKTPADEQELRALVIQAGEDGRSVRVAGAGRSSTPLVATEHVLVSMERFQGLVSHDAQENEVTVRAGITLKEAGRTFHDLGLAMANLDDVDLQSLAGAIGTGTHGTGKDLQILSSHLVGGRMVTGGGPIVAFDIQDDTEFVNMLRVSLGTLGIFTELRLRLLPAFELERKEWCTHIEGCLAHLDELIEGNRSFDFYWYPRSDEAKLRTLNSPGQGMRGIPYATLQKEMRGYSHEVIPRHRELKFDEMEYFLPRKAGPECFREVRRRVRERWRTDVAWRVLYRTVAADDSHLSAATGRDSATMSLHYKAGLPFKGHFEDIEPIFRDFGGRPHWAKQHSLRAEELRPMYPGWEEFMRMRKCLDPDGVLLNPYLRELLGVSPA
- a CDS encoding 4Fe-4S dicluster domain-containing protein, with the translated sequence MSKSFFMDLTRCTACRGCQVACKQWNKNPATETTNWGSRQNPRDLNYHTFKLVRFNEVETNGELKWLFFPDQCRHCVEPPCKMVADGFDERAIIHDEETGAVVYTKYTAAIPEDTASTDLCPYDIPRRDAKTGMWSKCTMCFDRVQNGMKPACVQSCPTGTMNFGDREEMLALAEKRLAEVKKHYPRAELVDADAVRVIVLTEEPAAQYHQYLSASADTPGMTRKQMFAKLLRPLRVFG